The following coding sequences are from one Paenibacillus sp. JDR-2 window:
- a CDS encoding S-layer homology domain-containing protein, whose protein sequence is MSTAMLKQHSIRNISFTMVLVIVLSIFSAIVPPSVFASAGAAGTTYYVDSAGGDDGNDGLSEEAAWKSLTKVSVATFQPGDRILLKAGSEWTGEQLHPLGSGVEGSPITIDSYGGAGSKPKLNGAGVIDSVVEFYNQQYWDIHNLEITNTAAGAPQDPSKLADLRGMHVTGQDAGVLKHFYISGVNIHDVTGWNMWISGSTADDEPGSGIIHGAGWDGSKRTGGILFEILKPGANPVPTKFDDVVIENSVFQDNSFGGIIFKQYEGDVHWASRDDGKNHSSPTDPLGQWYDPEWYPHTNITIRGNYFSQYDSNFACDTIYLTSVKDALVEHNVSAGAGTSAIEMYYTDNITVQYNEVYDTLAKAGGADSNAIDPDKESTNILIQYNYIHNTGDGILLCGFVFGTATVRYNIIQDAAPAKRFLNPHGDKGMQLVYNNIFYNTQAGSNVTFVNSSGGSAYLNDSDYAVKMFNNIFYNAAGGPIKPVTIASGTGVTYDRNLYFGQNVTPAANEAHAIAGDPKFAGPVPTTRGDASTGPILDFTGFKLLPGSLAIGNALDEIGMNLSNSTMNITDNGGKDFAGQPLYNGKPDIGAFEYYGDANSGTESVTGQVKDAAGTLIDGAEVNLTVNGTKYSALTNAYGFYSIADVPIGKDYTVTATKEFYTTGTIEHVNVTAGDTTSGVNLSVVSTNPTGTIEGTVKDTSDVTNPPAVEGAEVRVSNGSTVYETVTTDAAGHFSLDDLPAKSGYTVTVSKPGYQSWTVTAKAGAALEVKPGITLTLADVYLSPGKPTVVFDDSFDSSATGSVPAGWTVTATVAGGSVAVAETPSATNKSVLISQPIAGKNGNKTSLYKALDNLSGIVTVEYSLSKSNTNQYFTVPMVYGDNSSHMAAAVGMDGTGILYKDNGSSGTAHVVQPYTANTWYDFKLVMNTITKKFDMYIDGVKKVDQGNFRFADSTTDYLTGIDFNSNYNVTGTVNVDNVRVSMGISYPKNDANLSGLTASAGALTKVDQTSYTMDVPNSVSQLTLTPTAESEFAREITVNGNKVASGEASPSLSLVDGENAITVVVTAEDGVTTATYQVTVNRTPAAVDNTLQSLTVSEGTLAPAFSPEVTEYTVSVPFSVSELSVTPTSSAASATLKLNNFSTPNGQPSANVPLQVGENTITVNVASADGTNFLDYTLVVTREPGPAPQLTAVSVTGTIPTLTAGGAGYDLSQLTLTGTDQYDNPYSLKDLTVTWAVASGEAYATVSGSALTPVSSGTGTVTATVNGITGSPVAFTVEAANNGGGDNGNGNGNGNGNNGNGSTGNNNGNGSGNTNQGTVELSANSQGTATLSESDFAAALNAAAADASGHKTVTVKVTNGTNLVIPVSLLQAKDRTFDIQLQTGNGTVLIPSSMLNTSNLQAGTVELRLTKESSPDGHPVVDLSLVRDGNVIPWSNPDAPVTVSIPYTPTADELKAPEHIVVFYIDAEGNRIPVPNGHYDAKTGQVIFTTKHFSKYAVQFNQVSFNDLSGVAWASEAIDALAAKGVIQGKAEGVFDPRSSITRAEFITLLMRALELPQAAAAAGFGDVSESAYYYNALASAKAYGIVTGTGDNRFEPNKQITREDTFVMTARALDALHQLDASSNGDLSSFKDADAISSYAQASISALSAAGIVQGDATGIHPKSNLTRAEAAVMIYRVLNN, encoded by the coding sequence TTGAGTACAGCCATGTTGAAGCAGCACAGCATCAGAAATATCTCTTTTACAATGGTACTGGTTATTGTCCTGAGCATATTCAGTGCGATAGTACCGCCATCTGTATTTGCCTCTGCCGGAGCGGCAGGGACAACGTATTACGTCGATTCCGCGGGAGGGGATGACGGTAATGACGGATTAAGCGAGGAAGCGGCGTGGAAGTCGCTGACGAAGGTTAGCGTTGCAACGTTCCAGCCGGGTGACCGCATTTTGCTCAAAGCGGGCAGCGAGTGGACGGGAGAGCAGCTGCATCCGCTGGGCTCCGGGGTGGAAGGAAGCCCGATCACCATTGATAGTTACGGTGGAGCAGGTTCAAAACCAAAGCTGAACGGCGCGGGCGTTATCGATTCCGTCGTCGAATTTTATAATCAGCAATATTGGGATATTCATAATCTTGAAATTACGAACACCGCGGCGGGCGCTCCGCAGGATCCTTCCAAGCTGGCGGATCTGCGGGGGATGCATGTAACCGGCCAGGATGCCGGGGTGCTGAAGCATTTCTATATCAGCGGCGTGAACATTCATGACGTGACCGGCTGGAATATGTGGATCAGCGGCAGCACGGCCGATGATGAACCGGGAAGCGGGATCATTCACGGTGCGGGCTGGGACGGCTCGAAGCGGACAGGCGGAATTTTGTTCGAAATTTTGAAGCCGGGCGCGAACCCTGTACCAACGAAGTTTGATGACGTTGTGATCGAAAACAGCGTGTTCCAGGATAACTCGTTTGGCGGCATTATTTTCAAGCAATACGAAGGGGATGTGCATTGGGCCTCCCGCGATGACGGCAAGAATCACTCTTCGCCTACCGACCCGCTTGGCCAATGGTACGATCCGGAATGGTATCCGCACACGAACATTACGATCCGCGGCAATTATTTCAGCCAATACGATTCGAATTTCGCCTGCGACACCATTTACTTAACAAGCGTAAAAGATGCTTTGGTCGAGCATAACGTATCTGCCGGCGCAGGCACGAGCGCGATCGAGATGTACTACACCGACAATATTACGGTTCAGTACAATGAAGTGTACGACACGCTGGCCAAAGCCGGCGGCGCTGATTCGAATGCCATCGACCCCGATAAGGAATCGACGAACATTCTGATTCAATACAACTACATTCACAATACCGGTGACGGCATTCTGCTCTGCGGTTTTGTATTTGGTACCGCAACGGTCCGTTACAATATCATTCAGGACGCGGCCCCGGCCAAGCGATTCCTGAATCCGCACGGTGACAAGGGGATGCAGCTTGTTTACAACAACATTTTCTATAATACGCAGGCGGGCTCCAATGTTACGTTCGTCAATTCATCGGGGGGCAGCGCGTACCTGAATGATTCGGACTACGCCGTGAAGATGTTCAACAACATTTTCTATAATGCGGCGGGAGGACCGATCAAACCGGTTACCATCGCTTCGGGTACGGGCGTAACTTACGATCGCAATCTGTATTTCGGGCAAAATGTAACGCCTGCAGCCAATGAAGCCCATGCGATCGCAGGCGATCCGAAGTTTGCCGGTCCGGTTCCAACCACACGCGGCGATGCTTCGACAGGTCCCATTCTTGATTTTACGGGCTTTAAGCTGCTGCCAGGATCTCTTGCGATCGGCAATGCTCTGGATGAGATCGGCATGAACCTAAGCAACTCGACCATGAACATTACGGATAACGGCGGCAAGGATTTTGCCGGACAGCCTTTGTACAACGGCAAGCCGGATATCGGCGCGTTTGAGTATTACGGCGATGCGAACAGCGGGACGGAGTCCGTTACCGGACAGGTCAAAGACGCTGCGGGCACGCTGATTGACGGGGCGGAAGTCAACCTGACGGTTAACGGCACGAAATATTCGGCGCTGACCAATGCGTATGGCTTCTACAGCATAGCTGACGTACCCATTGGAAAAGACTACACGGTTACAGCGACAAAGGAATTCTATACAACGGGCACGATTGAGCATGTTAATGTGACAGCCGGAGATACCACTTCGGGCGTAAATCTGTCGGTTGTTTCAACGAATCCGACGGGGACCATTGAAGGTACAGTCAAAGACACCTCGGATGTAACCAATCCGCCAGCCGTGGAAGGAGCCGAGGTACGCGTCAGCAACGGATCTACGGTATACGAGACGGTTACAACGGATGCAGCGGGCCATTTCTCGCTGGACGATCTGCCCGCGAAATCCGGTTATACCGTGACGGTATCGAAGCCCGGTTATCAATCCTGGACGGTAACGGCAAAAGCCGGTGCGGCGCTCGAAGTGAAACCCGGTATTACCTTAACGCTTGCGGATGTTTACTTGTCGCCGGGTAAACCAACGGTTGTTTTTGACGACAGCTTTGATTCCAGCGCAACAGGATCCGTGCCGGCAGGCTGGACGGTTACGGCAACGGTTGCGGGCGGCAGCGTCGCGGTAGCCGAGACACCTAGCGCGACCAATAAGAGCGTACTGATCTCCCAGCCGATTGCCGGGAAGAACGGCAATAAGACTTCGCTTTATAAAGCACTGGATAACCTGAGCGGTATCGTTACGGTCGAGTATTCGCTCAGCAAGAGCAATACGAATCAATATTTTACGGTGCCAATGGTTTATGGCGATAATTCCTCGCATATGGCGGCAGCCGTCGGGATGGATGGCACGGGCATCCTGTACAAGGATAACGGCTCGTCCGGTACGGCCCATGTCGTGCAGCCTTACACGGCTAACACCTGGTATGACTTCAAGCTGGTTATGAACACGATTACGAAGAAATTCGATATGTACATTGACGGAGTTAAAAAGGTGGATCAAGGCAATTTCCGATTCGCGGACTCCACGACGGATTATTTAACGGGTATAGATTTTAACTCTAATTACAATGTAACGGGTACCGTAAACGTGGATAACGTAAGGGTCAGCATGGGGATTTCCTACCCGAAAAACGATGCGAACCTATCCGGTCTGACGGCAAGCGCCGGAGCATTAACGAAGGTTGACCAGACGAGTTATACGATGGACGTGCCGAACAGCGTAAGCCAACTGACGTTGACGCCTACGGCCGAAAGCGAATTTGCGAGAGAAATTACGGTAAACGGCAATAAGGTGGCAAGCGGCGAGGCTTCGCCAAGTCTGTCTCTGGTTGACGGAGAAAATGCCATTACGGTTGTTGTTACCGCGGAAGACGGCGTAACGACGGCGACCTACCAAGTGACGGTGAATCGTACGCCAGCCGCTGTTGATAACACTTTGCAAAGCTTGACGGTAAGCGAAGGAACGCTTGCTCCGGCGTTCTCGCCGGAAGTAACCGAATATACGGTAAGCGTGCCGTTTAGCGTAAGCGAGCTTTCCGTTACGCCAACGTCAAGCGCGGCTAGCGCCACGCTGAAGCTGAATAACTTTAGCACGCCTAATGGCCAGCCTTCGGCAAACGTACCGCTTCAAGTCGGCGAGAATACAATCACGGTTAACGTTGCTTCCGCTGACGGAACCAACTTCCTGGATTATACGCTTGTCGTAACGAGGGAACCGGGGCCAGCGCCTCAATTAACCGCTGTTTCGGTAACGGGAACGATTCCTACGTTAACCGCCGGCGGCGCGGGTTACGATCTCAGCCAGCTGACGTTGACGGGAACCGATCAATACGATAATCCTTACAGCCTGAAAGATCTGACGGTTACTTGGGCGGTAGCATCCGGCGAAGCTTATGCCACCGTATCCGGCAGCGCGCTGACACCGGTAAGTTCCGGGACAGGCACCGTAACCGCAACAGTGAACGGGATAACCGGCAGTCCGGTTGCCTTCACGGTTGAAGCAGCCAATAACGGCGGCGGGGACAATGGAAACGGCAACGGCAACGGAAATGGAAACAACGGCAATGGCAGTACGGGCAATAACAACGGCAACGGAAGCGGTAATACGAATCAAGGGACAGTTGAGTTGTCTGCCAACAGCCAAGGAACGGCAACGCTGTCGGAATCCGATTTCGCGGCGGCCTTGAATGCAGCGGCAGCGGATGCTTCCGGACACAAGACCGTTACGGTAAAAGTGACTAACGGAACCAATCTTGTTATCCCGGTTTCCCTGCTGCAAGCGAAGGATCGTACCTTCGATATCCAGCTTCAAACCGGTAATGGCACGGTACTAATTCCATCATCTATGCTTAATACCTCCAATCTTCAGGCAGGTACAGTTGAGCTTCGCCTGACTAAGGAGAGCAGCCCGGATGGTCATCCGGTTGTAGATTTGTCTCTTGTTCGCGACGGGAACGTTATTCCGTGGAGCAACCCGGATGCGCCGGTAACGGTAAGCATTCCGTATACGCCAACCGCGGATGAACTGAAAGCACCGGAGCATATCGTTGTCTTCTACATCGATGCGGAAGGCAATCGCATTCCGGTACCAAACGGCCATTACGATGCGAAGACAGGTCAGGTTATCTTTACAACCAAGCATTTCAGCAAGTATGCGGTACAGTTTAACCAGGTCTCGTTTAACGATTTGTCCGGCGTAGCCTGGGCCAGCGAAGCAATTGACGCTCTTGCAGCCAAAGGGGTTATCCAAGGCAAAGCGGAGGGTGTATTCGATCCGCGGAGTAGCATTACCCGCGCGGAATTTATCACGCTTCTGATGCGCGCCTTGGAGCTTCCTCAAGCAGCGGCAGCGGCGGGGTTCGGCGATGTTAGCGAGTCTGCATACTACTACAATGCACTTGCGAGCGCCAAAGCCTACGGGATCGTAACCGGAACGGGAGACAACCGTTTCGAGCCTAACAAGCAGATCACCCGCGAGGATACGTTTGTGATGACGGCAAGAGCCCTCGATGCTCTTCATCAGCTTGATGCTTCCTCAAACGGCGATCTGTCTTCATTCAAAGACGCGGACGCTATTTCAAGCTACGCGCAGGCCAGCATCTCCGCTCTATCGGCGGCAGGTATTGTCCAAGGCGACGCAACGGGCATCCACCCGAAATCCAATCTGACCCGCGCAGAAGCGGCGGTAATGATCTACAGGGTTTTGAACAACTAA
- a CDS encoding fibronectin type III domain-containing protein: MYTSPMKRMVKTALAGTMAAAMLAAPFLYSQSAFAAVGTPNYEVKLTLDPALVLDSSHNLVSSVRSEFDTGSSYKSYKVQYMDTATQSMQGQGWSERIRKRDDQSKHEIQYKKRYDVANGDINAALTQAASEGLDSSSGFDFQVDWGYSKQTLSIDYEKEVSVSGSSGSGLKMPNEATSRTISAANEPSKFANWTSTGWGTTQLNNAVVYGPVDFKRYEGTFNSLDLDIEVWTVINEAKTGNEYWVEASFKTDSYSEANSTRTALINELSSKGWLIPQDLLRTSQIISRYAPAPVTPDTTAPTAPSNAAATAVSGSQINLSWTASTDNAGVTGYNVYRNGVLAGTASGTSYSDTGLSASTSYSYTVKAKDAAGNESAASSTVSATTLAAGSGGTTGGTYNVNGSTGTYIEAENYTSKNGTFVSAACSACSNGLNMETPNGSGDSNANYIAYTINVTNGGSFYVHLLSSGVDSSSDSFTVALDSASGSQLTTTSNGTWAWKKPSSSISIANGTHTLYIKVREDGAKVDKIYLSKSSTSPTGLGGTAAVPAS; this comes from the coding sequence ATGTACACGTCACCAATGAAGCGTATGGTGAAAACAGCTCTAGCCGGAACGATGGCAGCGGCAATGCTTGCGGCCCCGTTCCTGTATTCGCAGTCGGCTTTTGCCGCGGTTGGCACGCCTAACTATGAGGTGAAGCTGACGCTCGATCCGGCTCTTGTCTTGGATTCGAGCCACAATCTGGTCAGCTCCGTGCGTAGCGAGTTCGACACGGGCAGCTCGTACAAATCTTACAAAGTACAGTACATGGATACGGCAACGCAAAGCATGCAAGGGCAAGGCTGGAGCGAGCGGATCCGCAAGCGGGACGATCAAAGCAAGCATGAGATTCAATACAAAAAGCGCTACGACGTAGCAAATGGGGATATTAACGCCGCATTGACGCAAGCAGCAAGCGAGGGGCTTGATTCGTCCTCCGGCTTTGACTTCCAGGTGGATTGGGGTTATTCGAAGCAGACGCTCAGCATTGATTACGAGAAAGAGGTATCGGTTTCGGGTTCAAGCGGCAGCGGGCTCAAGATGCCGAACGAAGCAACCTCCCGCACGATATCGGCTGCCAATGAGCCAAGCAAATTTGCGAACTGGACAAGCACGGGCTGGGGAACAACGCAGCTGAATAATGCGGTTGTGTATGGCCCGGTGGATTTCAAGCGATACGAGGGTACATTTAACAGCCTGGATTTGGACATTGAAGTATGGACGGTTATTAATGAAGCAAAGACGGGCAACGAATATTGGGTAGAAGCCTCCTTCAAGACGGACAGCTACAGCGAAGCAAACTCGACCCGCACGGCGTTGATTAACGAGCTGAGCAGCAAAGGCTGGCTGATCCCTCAGGATCTGCTCCGGACTAGCCAAATCATTTCGCGTTATGCGCCGGCTCCGGTTACACCGGACACCACGGCACCTACAGCTCCGTCAAATGCGGCAGCAACAGCCGTATCCGGCAGTCAGATCAATCTGAGCTGGACGGCTTCGACGGACAATGCAGGCGTAACCGGCTACAACGTTTACCGCAATGGAGTGCTGGCCGGTACGGCATCCGGCACTTCGTACAGCGACACTGGGCTGTCTGCATCAACAAGCTATTCCTACACGGTGAAGGCGAAGGATGCGGCGGGCAACGAGTCCGCGGCAAGCAGCACGGTCAGCGCAACAACGCTGGCAGCCGGCAGCGGCGGTACAACAGGCGGTACTTATAATGTGAACGGCAGCACGGGCACTTATATCGAAGCGGAGAATTACACGTCGAAAAACGGTACTTTCGTCAGCGCGGCTTGCTCGGCCTGTTCGAACGGCTTAAACATGGAGACGCCTAACGGCTCCGGCGACAGCAATGCGAACTATATCGCGTATACGATTAACGTGACGAACGGCGGCTCCTTCTACGTTCATTTGCTGAGCAGCGGCGTCGACAGCAGCTCGGACAGCTTTACCGTTGCGCTTGACAGCGCCTCCGGCTCGCAGCTGACAACAACGTCAAACGGCACTTGGGCGTGGAAAAAGCCAAGCAGTTCCATCTCGATCGCAAACGGCACGCACACGCTTTATATTAAAGTAAGGGAAGACGGCGCAAAGGTAGATAAAATCTACCTGTCGAAGTCGAGCACATCCCCAACCGGGCTTGGCGGAACAGCCGCCGTGCCGGCGAGCTAA